The following DNA comes from Syntrophorhabdales bacterium.
GTCGAGTAAATACTTCCCGAGGTTCCCCCCCAAAAAGCCCAACCCACCTGTTATCAGTATCATTACTATCCTCCCATTCACTCAGATATTGCTAAGTAATTACCACTCGCTTGCCCGGAGGCAGAGGGAAGAGGGAAGATGGAAGGCCGTTGCGCTAGGAAGCATTCAAACAACCACGTACAGTTTCTGCTTGCTCTTTCTTCCCTCTTCCTGGTCGCCAAACCCGCTTGCGGGTGTGCGACGGTCTTTCTAGCGAAGCGGTCTCGTTATTTCAACGGTGTATGGTTTAAAGGTTCGTTGCCGGTTTCTGTTATAAGATACGTATCGCCGATAAAAACGCCGTCGCCGCTCTTGTCCATAACACACGGGTGGACAACAATAGTCATACCTGGCTGAAGCATGGTATCGTCCTGCGGCACGATCGCCGGCGGTTCGTCGAGGTCGTGTCCGAGGGAGTGGCCTCCTCGATACGGATAAACATACCCCGCTTCCTCCACGTACGCCTTCATTGCATTGGCCGCGTCAGAGGCTTTGTTGCCGGGCTTGAGCAATGTCACGCCTTTCTGCTGCGCAGCGACGCCGGTCTCGAGAAACTCTTTCATCTTCGCTGTCGGTTCTTCCAGGGGCATCACCACCGTGAGCTGCGTGTAGTACCCTTCGTACCGAGGGGTAAGCTCCACGATTAAGCTTTCGCCTTTCTGAAGTACCCTGCCTGAAGGTGCGAGAAATGGTGCGACGGGGTAGCTGCCGGTCCCGATAAGATTGAAGGCGGTTTCAACTCCCTGCTTGCGCATGAAGTAGTCCATCTCAGCGTAGATGTCGAATTCGCTCATCCCGATCTTCGCGACTTCCTTGATTCTTTTGTAAAGGCCGTCTGTAATGCGGGCGCACTCGCGGGCGAGGGCCTGCTCCTCTGCACTCTTGATCATGCGCAAATCGAATATCTCCTTGGTGGCATTGACAAAAGTTGCCGAGGGCAACTCCTTCTTCATGTACTCGTAAATTGTAAACGAGATATTCTCCACACCCACAAGCCCTATGCGTTTGCCATCATAATCCGATTCCTTGATTCGCCTGACAATATCTGCCGGATAGTCAGAACTCTGCCTGGCGTCGCTGATCCAGCGCTGTGCTGCTACACGTTCCTGGATCCCGCTGAAAACAAAGATGGTGGGTGCGCCGTCTCGCGGAAATACTACATAGGAATAGCCAAAATGGGGAGGGTAGTTGGAAAGATAACGGACGTGTCCGGTCCACATCGCATTGGAGGCAACTACCAGGATGGAAAGATCTTTCTCTTTCATCATCTTCCTGATCGCATCGTGACGACGGTCCCGTTCCTGAAGTGTAAGTTTCATTTCTTCTCCTTGATCGTTCGATAGATTTATTTCTTTGGGACAAGCGCCAGCGCC
Coding sequences within:
- a CDS encoding Xaa-Pro peptidase family protein, which codes for MKLTLQERDRRHDAIRKMMKEKDLSILVVASNAMWTGHVRYLSNYPPHFGYSYVVFPRDGAPTIFVFSGIQERVAAQRWISDARQSSDYPADIVRRIKESDYDGKRIGLVGVENISFTIYEYMKKELPSATFVNATKEIFDLRMIKSAEEQALARECARITDGLYKRIKEVAKIGMSEFDIYAEMDYFMRKQGVETAFNLIGTGSYPVAPFLAPSGRVLQKGESLIVELTPRYEGYYTQLTVVMPLEEPTAKMKEFLETGVAAQQKGVTLLKPGNKASDAANAMKAYVEEAGYVYPYRGGHSLGHDLDEPPAIVPQDDTMLQPGMTIVVHPCVMDKSGDGVFIGDTYLITETGNEPLNHTPLK